Proteins from one Microcoleus sp. bin38.metabat.b11b12b14.051 genomic window:
- a CDS encoding response regulator: MVKILVIEDEEAIRENILELLEAEDFQGIGAINGTAGIKLAIAQIPDLILCDMMMPEIDGHGVLTALRSEPLTATIPFIFLTAKADKSDIRAGMEMGADDYITKPCTPQELLKAIAIRLEKQKTISKHSQKTLDELRTNISMSIPHELRTPLNAILGFSELIMSEYKLFEEAEILEMIGQINTSGHRLYRLIQNFLLYAELEIAATNPELLLEMRSSEFSCVKSLITQKAMQQAKHVNRTDDLQLNLHDSSVAIDSIRLAKIVEELLDNAFKFSSEGTPVLLSSLVENQTFILSVKDQGRGMTPDQIAQLEAYRQFDRKLYQQAGLGLGLAIVQRLAELHGGQFKIESLPQQETIVSVSLPV; this comes from the coding sequence GTGGTAAAAATTTTGGTAATTGAAGACGAAGAAGCGATTAGAGAAAACATTTTAGAGTTGCTGGAAGCCGAGGATTTTCAAGGAATTGGAGCAATTAACGGCACAGCAGGCATCAAACTGGCGATCGCACAAATCCCCGATTTAATTTTGTGCGACATGATGATGCCGGAAATTGACGGTCACGGCGTCCTTACAGCTTTGCGCTCCGAACCCCTAACCGCCACAATTCCGTTTATTTTCCTCACAGCCAAAGCCGATAAAAGTGACATTCGCGCGGGCATGGAAATGGGCGCAGACGACTACATTACTAAACCTTGTACGCCGCAAGAACTCCTAAAAGCAATTGCTATTCGCCTTGAAAAACAGAAAACTATTAGCAAACATTCTCAAAAAACTCTCGACGAATTGCGGACCAACATTAGTATGTCGATCCCCCACGAATTGCGGACGCCGTTGAACGCAATTCTGGGTTTCTCTGAGCTAATCATGTCAGAATATAAGCTATTTGAGGAAGCAGAAATTTTAGAAATGATCGGTCAAATTAACACTTCCGGTCATCGCTTGTACCGACTGATTCAGAACTTTTTACTGTATGCAGAACTGGAGATAGCAGCTACAAATCCCGAACTGTTGCTGGAGATGCGTAGCAGCGAATTTAGCTGCGTAAAATCTTTGATAACTCAAAAAGCTATGCAGCAAGCTAAACACGTGAATAGAACAGACGATTTACAATTAAATTTGCACGATTCATCCGTCGCTATTGATTCTATAAGACTCGCAAAAATTGTTGAGGAACTGCTCGACAATGCCTTCAAATTTTCTTCAGAAGGAACACCAGTTTTATTAAGCAGTTTGGTGGAAAATCAGACTTTTATTCTATCTGTCAAAGACCAAGGCCGCGGCATGACTCCCGATCAAATTGCCCAACTAGAAGCTTACAGACAGTTCGATCGCAAACTGTACCAACAAGCAGGTTTGGGATTGGGCTTAGCCATAGTTCAACGCCTAGCAGAATTGCACGGAGGACAATTTAAAATAGAAAGTTTGCCACAGCAAGAAACAATAGTTTCCGTTTCCTTGCCAGTGTAA
- a CDS encoding ATP-binding protein, whose amino-acid sequence MWIKILLVEDNPADADLLAELLEVSVGVQWELVLVEFLHEAIAQLSKQPFDVVLLDLSLPDSRGLETLTRLREVAPDTAMVVMTGLDDEAIALESVRLGAQDYIVKGQITTQLLVRTIRYAIERSQTFQMLRESERRFRAIFDSSFQLTKLLTPEGVVLEVNETALDFSGLRSEDIVGRPIWQMAIWPQSRNFYEQLQLAIAKASRGEFFRSEIDLLGKSGQIVTVDFSLKPVKNETGQVLLLIAEARDISDRKRAEAETLKALAREKELSELRAKFVTMVSHEFRTPLTTIQFSAGLLQDYSSKWAEDKKNTHFVRIQLAIKRMTELLEDILVIGKIEANTLPFQPVSLNLEKFCRQLVEEQQLNDSNQHPIAFINEGNNCEAQMDEKLLRQILGNVLSNAIKYSPAGSSVCLHLTCQNQEAVFQVQDQGIGIPQADLERILETFYRATNVGTISGTGLGLAIVKRAVELHSGKMAIDTQEGHGTTFTITLPLICDPNP is encoded by the coding sequence ATGTGGATTAAGATTCTGTTAGTAGAAGACAATCCTGCGGATGCTGATTTGCTTGCAGAACTGTTAGAAGTATCTGTTGGAGTCCAGTGGGAACTGGTGTTGGTTGAGTTCTTGCACGAGGCGATCGCCCAACTGTCAAAACAACCCTTTGATGTAGTTTTGCTCGACCTTTCTTTACCAGACAGCCGCGGTTTGGAAACGCTAACTCGCCTGCGAGAAGTTGCTCCCGATACAGCAATGGTGGTAATGACCGGCTTGGACGATGAGGCGATCGCCCTGGAATCAGTTCGCTTGGGAGCTCAAGATTACATCGTTAAAGGTCAAATTACTACTCAACTATTAGTGCGGACGATCCGCTACGCGATCGAACGATCCCAAACATTTCAAATGCTGCGGGAAAGCGAGCGGCGCTTTCGGGCGATTTTTGACTCTTCGTTTCAACTCACCAAGCTGCTGACTCCCGAAGGAGTAGTGCTGGAAGTAAACGAGACAGCCCTCGATTTTTCCGGCTTGCGATCTGAGGATATTGTCGGCCGCCCGATTTGGCAAATGGCGATTTGGCCTCAGTCCCGAAATTTTTACGAACAATTGCAGTTGGCGATCGCCAAAGCCAGCCGCGGCGAGTTTTTCCGCAGCGAAATCGACTTGTTAGGCAAAAGCGGCCAAATTGTGACAGTTGATTTTTCACTCAAACCTGTTAAAAATGAAACAGGACAAGTTTTGCTGCTGATTGCTGAAGCCCGCGACATTAGCGATCGCAAACGTGCAGAAGCCGAAACCCTCAAAGCCCTAGCACGAGAAAAGGAGCTTTCAGAACTGCGAGCTAAATTTGTCACAATGGTTTCCCACGAGTTCCGCACCCCCTTGACAACCATCCAATTTTCCGCTGGATTGCTACAAGATTACAGTTCTAAGTGGGCGGAGGATAAAAAAAATACTCATTTTGTGCGGATTCAATTAGCCATCAAACGCATGACAGAGTTACTAGAAGATATCCTGGTAATTGGTAAAATAGAAGCAAATACCTTGCCGTTTCAACCGGTTTCCTTAAACCTCGAAAAATTTTGCCGTCAACTGGTAGAAGAACAGCAGCTCAACGACAGCAATCAACACCCGATCGCCTTTATAAATGAAGGCAACAACTGCGAGGCTCAAATGGATGAAAAACTGCTGCGGCAAATCTTGGGAAACGTCCTGTCAAATGCCATCAAATATTCCCCCGCTGGCAGTTCAGTTTGCCTGCATCTCACCTGTCAAAACCAAGAAGCTGTGTTCCAAGTTCAAGACCAGGGAATCGGGATTCCCCAAGCCGATTTAGAACGCATCTTAGAAACTTTTTACCGAGCAACAAATGTCGGTACTATTTCGGGAACAGGTCTCGGTTTAGCCATTGTGAAAAGGGCTGTGGAACTGCACAGCGGCAAAATGGCGATCGACACCCAAGAAGGACACGGCACCACTTTCACTATTACTTTGCCTTTAATTTGCGATCCCAACCCATAA
- a CDS encoding response regulator, producing the protein MLDIKIAKHLDILLVKDSPSHGDLALENQAQSNFFNKLYVVENAVSAINFLKQEGLSAGVPSPCLILLDLNLPKKIGLEVLAEINSDPELKMIPVVMTIASAADDREIVQSCALSARCYPTKPADFSQVSRLVKWIEDSWLAVATVPK; encoded by the coding sequence ATGCTCGATATAAAAATTGCTAAACATCTTGACATTCTGCTGGTGAAAGATTCGCCCAGCCATGGTGACTTGGCTTTAGAAAATCAGGCCCAAAGCAATTTTTTCAATAAGTTGTACGTGGTGGAAAATGCGGTGTCAGCAATCAATTTTTTGAAGCAAGAAGGTTTGTCTGCTGGCGTACCCAGTCCCTGTTTGATTCTGCTTGACTTGAATTTGCCCAAAAAAATCGGTTTGGAAGTCTTAGCCGAAATTAACTCAGATCCCGAGTTGAAAATGATTCCGGTAGTAATGACGATCGCTTCAGCAGCCGACGATCGAGAGATTGTCCAGTCTTGTGCGCTGTCAGCTCGGTGCTATCCTACTAAACCTGCCGATTTTAGTCAAGTATCTAGATTGGTAAAATGGATTGAGGATTCGTGGCTAGCGGTCGCGACAGTTCCAAAATAA
- a CDS encoding response regulator: protein MSDRHTVKPIEILLIEDSPSDADLAIEALGQGKILNNLHFVEDGVEAIKFLRKKEPYLDVPRPDLILLDLNLPKKSGVEVLEEIKTDHKLKLIPVVVLSTSAAPEDILKSYSLHANCYITKPVDFVQFTKVVRLIEEFWLAVVKLPVI from the coding sequence ATGAGCGATCGACACACTGTTAAACCCATAGAGATTCTACTGATTGAGGATTCTCCCAGCGATGCCGATTTGGCAATAGAAGCCCTCGGTCAAGGTAAAATATTGAATAACTTGCATTTTGTGGAGGATGGAGTCGAAGCAATCAAGTTTTTGCGGAAAAAAGAACCCTATCTGGACGTACCGCGTCCCGATTTAATTTTGCTAGATTTGAATCTGCCCAAAAAAAGCGGCGTAGAAGTGCTAGAAGAAATAAAAACCGACCACAAGTTAAAATTAATTCCTGTAGTAGTTCTCAGCACTTCAGCAGCTCCCGAAGATATTCTCAAGTCCTATTCACTCCACGCCAACTGTTACATAACCAAGCCTGTAGACTTCGTACAATTTACTAAAGTAGTCAGGTTAATTGAGGAATTTTGGCTCGCCGTCGTCAAACTTCCTGTAATTTAA
- a CDS encoding PAS domain S-box protein, producing the protein MSDSIIALAYYSIPLSLIYFISQRKDLPFRNIFWLFAAFIISSGTTHVMEVWTLWHPVYWVSGCLKIITAAISAYTAFALIPLVPQALTILSPTQLGMIDRILQQEIIERRETEARYQTLTEASPVGIFYADAVGDCLYVNERWCQISGMASDEAVGQGWFQGIHRDDRQRVFAQWYSAVDEKLPFKSEYRFQGIDRTQISWVFAQAVGQIGENGEVKSYVGTITDITERKQVEEENRLLNETLERRVADRTAQIEIYNYKLQKEIASREKIAITLLELTQLQNAILNSANYTIISTEPDGKIKTFNRAAQQLLGYSPEEVVGKVTPQIIHDPVEVGKRAQILSQQLEVKIDPGFEVFVALPCRGIADENEWTYIRKDGSRFPVMLSVTALFDNSGNINGFLGIAQDISDRKQAEKELCDLTNALQNAVEGISRLDIDGRYINANRAYAHTCGYEPEEMVGMEWPLTVHPDDVEMLIAAYQEMLISGKVEVEARGVRKNGSFFYKHIMMVKACDTQGIFNGHHCFMKDITERKLTETALMESEFKYKQIVELAEEGIWVIDSRALTTYVNHAMARMLGYDELEMFGRPLLDFTDSEEKQQYQDGVDRRWTLAQQQEFKLKSKDGKDVWTYISTSPVLDARGNMVSCCALVYNITGRKEAEEQMLQLTEDLKRSNEELEQFAYVASHDLQEPLRAVTSYTQLLAQRYQANLDDRADKYINYIVDGATRMQQLINDLLAYSRLGTRGKEFEQAQCKAAIKQTLCNLQIAIAETKAVITYDEMPTVMADESQLVQLFQNLLANGIKFCRQDIPLIHITAGRQESEWLFSVSDNGIGIDPEYADRIFIIFQRLHSRREYSGTGIGLAMCKRIVERHGGRIWVESQEGKGATFYFTIPIIST; encoded by the coding sequence GTGTCAGACTCGATAATTGCCCTCGCATACTATTCAATACCGCTATCACTAATTTATTTTATCAGTCAGCGAAAAGACTTGCCATTTCGCAACATTTTTTGGCTGTTTGCAGCTTTTATTATCTCCTCCGGCACTACTCATGTCATGGAAGTTTGGACGCTTTGGCATCCGGTTTATTGGGTTTCTGGCTGTCTTAAAATAATTACCGCCGCGATTTCTGCTTACACGGCTTTTGCATTAATTCCTTTAGTTCCCCAAGCATTAACTATCCTGAGTCCAACTCAATTAGGGATGATCGATCGCATATTGCAACAAGAAATCATCGAACGCCGAGAAACAGAAGCTCGCTATCAAACTTTAACTGAAGCTTCGCCGGTGGGAATATTTTATGCAGACGCTGTAGGAGACTGCTTGTATGTCAACGAGCGCTGGTGTCAAATTTCGGGAATGGCTAGCGACGAAGCTGTGGGTCAAGGGTGGTTCCAAGGCATTCATCGAGACGACCGCCAGCGGGTTTTTGCCCAATGGTACAGCGCTGTTGATGAGAAATTGCCGTTTAAATCAGAGTACCGCTTTCAAGGCATCGATCGCACTCAAATATCTTGGGTATTCGCTCAAGCTGTCGGTCAAATCGGAGAAAATGGGGAGGTGAAAAGTTATGTTGGTACTATTACTGATATTACAGAACGCAAGCAGGTAGAAGAGGAAAATCGACTGCTCAATGAAACTCTGGAGCGTCGAGTTGCCGATCGCACCGCTCAAATCGAAATTTATAACTATAAATTGCAAAAAGAAATAGCATCGCGAGAAAAAATTGCGATCACTTTGCTGGAGTTGACGCAACTGCAAAATGCAATTCTTAATAGCGCTAACTACACAATTATTTCTACAGAACCCGACGGTAAAATTAAAACATTCAATCGGGCAGCACAGCAACTTTTAGGCTATTCCCCTGAAGAAGTGGTAGGAAAAGTCACGCCACAAATCATTCACGATCCTGTGGAGGTCGGTAAGAGAGCACAAATTCTTTCTCAACAATTGGAAGTAAAAATAGATCCAGGATTTGAGGTTTTTGTTGCCTTGCCGTGCCGGGGAATAGCTGATGAAAATGAATGGACTTACATTCGCAAAGATGGTTCACGATTTCCGGTAATGCTGTCTGTGACTGCGTTATTTGACAACAGCGGAAATATTAACGGTTTTTTGGGGATTGCTCAGGATATTAGCGATCGCAAACAAGCTGAAAAAGAGCTGTGCGACCTCACCAATGCCCTGCAAAACGCGGTAGAAGGTATTTCGCGACTGGATATTGACGGACGCTACATCAATGCTAACCGAGCTTACGCTCATACCTGCGGTTACGAACCAGAAGAAATGGTGGGCATGGAGTGGCCGCTCACCGTACATCCGGATGATGTTGAAATGCTGATAGCTGCTTATCAAGAAATGCTGATTTCTGGCAAAGTAGAAGTAGAAGCTAGAGGTGTGCGGAAAAATGGCTCGTTTTTTTACAAGCACATAATGATGGTAAAAGCTTGCGACACCCAAGGAATATTTAACGGCCACCACTGTTTTATGAAAGATATAACCGAGCGCAAACTAACTGAAACAGCTTTGATGGAAAGCGAATTTAAGTACAAGCAAATAGTCGAATTAGCAGAAGAAGGTATTTGGGTAATTGATAGTAGAGCTCTCACGACTTACGTGAACCATGCCATGGCGCGAATGCTTGGCTATGATGAATTAGAAATGTTCGGGCGACCGCTTTTAGATTTTACGGACTCTGAGGAAAAACAGCAATATCAGGATGGTGTAGATCGGCGCTGGACTCTGGCCCAACAACAGGAATTTAAACTAAAAAGCAAGGATGGAAAGGATGTTTGGACTTATATTTCTACCAGTCCAGTATTGGACGCTCGGGGAAATATGGTTTCTTGTTGCGCCTTAGTTTACAATATTACAGGCCGCAAAGAAGCAGAGGAGCAAATGCTGCAACTTACAGAAGATTTGAAGCGTTCAAATGAGGAATTAGAACAATTTGCCTATGTGGCTTCCCACGATTTGCAAGAACCGCTGCGAGCCGTTACCAGTTATACTCAATTGCTGGCACAGCGCTATCAGGCAAATTTGGACGATCGCGCCGATAAATATATTAATTATATTGTCGATGGCGCTACCAGAATGCAGCAGTTAATTAACGATTTGTTGGCCTATTCGCGCCTGGGAACCCGAGGTAAAGAATTTGAGCAGGCGCAGTGCAAGGCTGCGATCAAGCAAACTCTATGCAATTTACAAATTGCGATCGCCGAAACCAAAGCTGTCATTACCTACGACGAGATGCCTACAGTGATGGCTGATGAATCTCAACTGGTGCAATTATTTCAAAATCTGCTCGCCAACGGCATTAAATTTTGCCGCCAAGATATCCCGTTGATACATATCACTGCGGGCCGGCAAGAGAGCGAATGGCTCTTTAGCGTCAGCGATAACGGCATTGGAATCGATCCGGAGTATGCCGATCGCATTTTTATCATTTTTCAACGCCTGCACTCCCGTCGCGAATATTCCGGTACTGGTATAGGTTTGGCGATGTGCAAGCGCATTGTGGAACGCCACGGCGGCCGCATCTGGGTAGAATCTCAGGAAGGAAAAGGAGCGACTTTTTACTTTACTATTCCTATAATTAGTACCTAA